The genomic DNA CGATCATTCATGCACGGTGAAAACCAAATGGAACCCCGGATGATAATCGAAAAGCAAGGCAAAAAGAATTGCAGAAAAGGGAAAAGTCCGTTAAAATTAGTACCAAGTCATAATAATTGATAATAAAGCAAAGATAAACAGGGGGATGCCGATATGAATACTGGAATCATTGGAATAGGGCGCTATCTGCCTGAGAAGATATTGACCAATGCCGATTTGGAAAAAATGGTGGATACATCGGACGAATGGATCCGCACACGAACAGGGATTGAAGAGCGACGTGTGGCAGGGGATGATATCGATACATCGGATATGGCCTATGAAGCTGCGAAAAAAGCCATCGGGGATGCAGGCATCTCACCTGAGGATATCGACCTGATCCTTGTGGCAACCGTCACGCCTGATCAGCCTTTCCCTTCCGTCGGATGCCTCCTCCAGGAGCGACTCGGCGCCAAGAAAGCAGCAGCGATGGATATCAGTGCTGCATGCGCAGGCTTCATGTATGGTATGATTACCGCAAAACAATTCATCGACAATGGAGCCTATAAGCACATCCTTGTTGTCGGCGTGGAGAAGCTGTCGAAAATTACAGATTGGGATGACCGCAATACTGCCGTCCTGTTCGGTGATGGGGCCGGTGCCGCTGTCATGGGTCCTGTACCTGATGGCAAAGGGATCCTCGCTTTCGAGCTGGGTTCTGATGGAACCGGGGCAAAGCACCTCTATCAGGATGAGCACATCATCATGAATGGTCGCGAAGTATTCAAGTTCGCTGTACGGCAGATGGGTGAATCCTCCATCAACGTCATTAATAAAGCCGGGCTTGATAAAGAGAACGTCGATTTCCTCATTCCTCATCAGGCGAATATCCGCATCATGGAAGCTGCAAGACAGCGTTTGGAGCTGCCTGTTGAGAAGATGTCCAAGACCGTGAATAAATATGGAAA from Rossellomorea marisflavi includes the following:
- a CDS encoding beta-ketoacyl-ACP synthase III yields the protein MNTGIIGIGRYLPEKILTNADLEKMVDTSDEWIRTRTGIEERRVAGDDIDTSDMAYEAAKKAIGDAGISPEDIDLILVATVTPDQPFPSVGCLLQERLGAKKAAAMDISAACAGFMYGMITAKQFIDNGAYKHILVVGVEKLSKITDWDDRNTAVLFGDGAGAAVMGPVPDGKGILAFELGSDGTGAKHLYQDEHIIMNGREVFKFAVRQMGESSINVINKAGLDKENVDFLIPHQANIRIMEAARQRLELPVEKMSKTVNKYGNTSAASIPISLIEDLEAGRVKEDDVVVMVGFGGGLTWGAIVMRWGK